A window of Mesomycoplasma lagogenitalium contains these coding sequences:
- a CDS encoding AAA family ATPase, translated as MKLIKVEAQGFKSFADKVVLNFDGGVVGIVGPNGSGKSNINDAIRWVLGEQSSKALRGNSMEDVIFAGSKTVKELDKAEVILTFDNSDHAVSVPHDVFTISRVLYRGKGGNEYYINGEIARFRDIKEIAMESGISKSSLAIISQGTISDIAEASPEQRRGIIEEAAGTSKYKARKIEALRKLETTEEALDKVRTIISELEKRLVPLRKQAEKAKIFIEKSNELKSVEIGLLVEDLKFFSDKMTFLNNELSSVNEKKDELEAKLSLYSASIKENSNSKLKLELDADKLQSDLSKIEESLHQLELRQTRINQRRQDILNGDIKVTPEEKIETLKQELSENFARINHYKAYEEKAEAEIAKAKELSLNLDKELFSLASTKTTVSNRLETYKTKLQVLQDHKNNKTNLYKGTKTIVEHSSLFKGYKGTVADLIQVEKEFAKAIESILASALQHIVVDTSETAVKAVNFLKENRGGWATFIPLTSIQPKDMRQDHLMALQGQKGFVALASELVDTKEEFSVLKRFLLGNIVVTQTIEDANRISKLLQLKYMVVSLDGDIVRVGGVMSGGAKEDNQNNLLEIDRNISEFEKAIPKLMEEKSQLELKEVELKNKKQESISTINEWSMELSNTKSKRLDLTDRNDALKVQYDAVSSQALEFSKTDEITDEISKLTEKRNEISANLRIKRTRISSLASEIAPFVSQKTEVENSLYELSKNHSQFINEKNKVEFILQENQKRLTEHYQMTLEMAQSYQKLEIDLEEARVIVKNLKQDIKALGNVNLDSIQECEEVEERYNKLKENENELSEAKNTILDAIAEMDKIIVNKIQETVDIVNKEFRYVFQTMFGGGDAQIQYTDPQNILETGIDIIAQPPGKSVKNLKLFSGGEKAIIAISLLFAIIKAKPIPLCILDEVEAALDEANVIRYAEFLQSLKDKTQFIVITHRHGTMTKVDHLFGATMQKRGVTSFFSVELAKAKELVVEENN; from the coding sequence ATGAAGTTAATTAAGGTAGAAGCACAGGGTTTTAAATCATTTGCCGATAAAGTAGTACTAAACTTTGATGGTGGTGTTGTTGGAATTGTTGGTCCTAATGGTTCAGGTAAATCAAATATCAATGATGCTATTAGATGAGTTTTAGGTGAACAATCATCCAAAGCTTTGCGAGGAAATAGCATGGAAGATGTTATTTTTGCTGGTTCAAAAACCGTTAAGGAATTAGACAAAGCCGAAGTTATTTTAACATTTGATAATTCAGATCATGCAGTTTCAGTTCCGCATGATGTTTTTACTATTTCTAGAGTATTATATCGGGGAAAAGGTGGAAACGAATACTACATCAATGGCGAAATTGCTAGATTTAGAGATATAAAAGAAATTGCGATGGAATCAGGAATTTCTAAATCTTCACTAGCGATCATCTCTCAAGGAACAATTAGTGATATTGCAGAAGCATCTCCTGAGCAAAGAAGGGGAATAATTGAAGAAGCTGCTGGAACATCAAAATATAAAGCAAGAAAAATTGAAGCATTAAGAAAATTAGAAACAACCGAAGAAGCTTTAGATAAAGTTAGAACAATTATTTCTGAGTTAGAAAAAAGATTGGTGCCATTAAGAAAACAAGCAGAAAAAGCAAAAATATTTATTGAAAAATCAAACGAATTAAAATCGGTTGAAATCGGATTATTAGTAGAGGATTTAAAATTCTTTAGTGATAAAATGACTTTTTTAAATAACGAGCTTTCATCTGTTAATGAAAAAAAAGATGAATTAGAAGCTAAATTATCTCTTTATTCAGCTTCGATAAAAGAAAATAGTAATAGCAAATTAAAATTAGAATTAGATGCTGATAAATTACAAAGTGATTTATCTAAAATTGAAGAATCGTTGCATCAATTAGAATTAAGACAAACAAGAATTAATCAAAGAAGACAAGATATTCTTAATGGTGATATAAAAGTTACTCCAGAAGAAAAAATTGAAACTTTAAAACAGGAGTTATCAGAGAATTTCGCTAGAATTAACCATTATAAAGCATATGAGGAAAAAGCTGAAGCTGAAATTGCTAAAGCAAAAGAATTATCATTAAATTTAGATAAAGAACTTTTTTCATTAGCTTCTACTAAAACAACAGTTTCTAATCGTTTAGAAACATATAAAACCAAATTACAAGTTTTACAAGATCATAAAAATAATAAAACCAATTTATATAAAGGTACTAAAACTATCGTTGAACATTCATCATTGTTTAAAGGATATAAAGGTACAGTTGCAGATTTAATTCAAGTGGAAAAAGAGTTTGCTAAAGCGATTGAATCAATATTAGCAAGTGCTTTACAACATATAGTTGTAGATACATCAGAAACTGCAGTTAAAGCTGTTAACTTTTTAAAAGAAAACCGTGGTGGATGAGCCACTTTCATCCCTTTAACTTCTATTCAACCAAAAGATATGCGTCAAGATCATTTAATGGCTCTCCAAGGGCAAAAGGGATTTGTTGCACTTGCATCTGAATTAGTTGATACAAAAGAAGAATTTTCAGTTTTAAAAAGATTTTTACTTGGTAATATTGTTGTTACACAAACAATCGAAGATGCTAATAGAATTTCTAAATTATTACAATTAAAATATATGGTAGTATCACTAGATGGTGATATTGTTAGAGTTGGTGGAGTTATGTCTGGTGGAGCGAAAGAAGATAATCAGAATAACTTACTTGAAATTGATAGAAATATTAGTGAATTTGAAAAAGCTATTCCAAAATTAATGGAAGAAAAATCACAACTAGAATTAAAAGAAGTTGAATTAAAAAACAAAAAGCAAGAATCAATTTCTACAATCAATGAATGATCAATGGAATTAAGTAATACAAAATCTAAAAGACTTGATTTAACTGACCGTAATGATGCTTTAAAAGTTCAATATGATGCAGTTAGTTCGCAAGCACTGGAATTTTCAAAAACTGATGAAATTACTGATGAAATTTCTAAACTAACTGAAAAGAGAAATGAAATATCAGCTAATTTAAGAATTAAAAGAACAAGAATCTCTTCTTTAGCTAGTGAAATTGCTCCCTTTGTTAGTCAAAAAACTGAAGTTGAAAATAGTTTATATGAATTAAGTAAAAATCATTCTCAGTTTATTAATGAAAAAAATAAAGTGGAATTTATTTTACAAGAGAATCAAAAAAGATTAACCGAACATTATCAAATGACTTTAGAAATGGCTCAATCATATCAAAAATTAGAGATAGATTTAGAAGAAGCAAGAGTTATTGTTAAAAATTTAAAACAAGATATTAAAGCACTTGGAAATGTTAATCTAGATTCAATTCAAGAATGCGAAGAAGTTGAAGAAAGATACAATAAATTAAAAGAAAATGAAAACGAATTAAGCGAAGCAAAAAATACTATTTTAGATGCTATTGCTGAAATGGATAAAATCATTGTTAATAAAATTCAAGAAACTGTGGATATTGTTAATAAAGAATTTAGATATGTCTTTCAAACTATGTTTGGTGGAGGAGATGCACAAATTCAATATACCGATCCACAAAATATTTTAGAAACGGGAATTGATATTATTGCTCAACCACCGGGAAAATCTGTTAAGAATTTAAAATTATTTTCCGGTGGAGAAAAAGCTATTATTGCTATTTCACTATTATTTGCAATTATTAAAGCTAAACCAATTCCACTATGTATTTTAGACGAGGTAGAAGCTGCACTTGATGAGGCAAATGTTATTCGTTATGCAGAATTTTTACAGTCATTAAAAGACAAAACACAATTTATAGTAATTACTCACCGTCACGGAACAATGACAAAAGTTGATCATTTATTTGGTGCAACTATGCAAAAAAGAGGAGTTACATCATTCTTTAGTGTTGAATTAGCAAAAGCTAAAGAATTGGTTGTGGAAGAAAATAATTAA
- the rnc gene encoding ribonuclease III, with protein sequence MTKIIEFLQKNNINYKNLDLYIQAFTHKSYSNENRNESHYEILEYLGDSLINFKTSLQLYKKYKNFDEGQATIKRSQIVDTNTLASIALKLNLNKIVRISKGANEIINNKKFNADLYEALVAAIYLDKGEKELDIFLEKTLYNLIDNNSKKTQKDPKSEFQEIVQSLTKQTGTYKVWKENDLFFAELHFDGQIYGRGKGTNKKNAETEAAKNALKIFKKGSYEVN encoded by the coding sequence ATGACTAAAATAATTGAGTTTTTACAAAAAAATAATATTAATTATAAAAATTTAGATTTATATATTCAAGCATTTACTCATAAAAGTTATAGTAATGAAAATAGAAATGAAAGCCACTATGAAATTCTTGAATATTTAGGCGATTCATTAATTAATTTTAAAACTTCATTACAACTATATAAAAAATATAAAAATTTTGATGAAGGACAAGCAACTATTAAACGTTCGCAAATAGTTGATACAAATACATTAGCAAGTATTGCATTAAAATTAAATTTAAATAAAATTGTAAGAATATCTAAAGGCGCAAATGAAATTATTAACAATAAAAAATTTAATGCCGATCTATATGAAGCGCTTGTGGCAGCTATCTATTTAGATAAGGGAGAAAAAGAATTAGATATTTTTTTAGAAAAAACTCTTTATAATTTAATTGATAATAATTCAAAAAAAACACAAAAAGATCCAAAATCTGAATTTCAAGAAATTGTTCAGTCATTAACAAAACAAACTGGTACATATAAAGTTTGAAAAGAAAATGATTTATTTTTTGCTGAATTGCATTTTGATGGACAGATTTATGGTAGAGGAAAAGGAACAAACAAAAAAAATGCCGAAACAGAAGCGGCAAAAAATGCATTAAAAATATTTAAGAAAGGTAGTTATGAAGTTAATTAA
- the plsX gene encoding phosphate acyltransferase PlsX: MEQKIIAFDLMGTDGGVKPGIDATLTFLKQNPDYKIVLIGDEVEIKKNLPADFNKKQIEIINEKNVAKMKDNNARTLLKENSSMMSALNLIAENKASSVLSAGDSGTYLALATLKLKRINNVSRAAFMPMIPTLIENKYFLLLDAGANLEVKPEYFEQWALISSIFYKFLFKKENPSVGIINIGTEEYKGFEYHKQANELLKNNLNVNYKGFIETRDLLQGNIDIALADGYAGNITLKTMEGTVLNFSKLMKEKLMKNFFRKIGALILKSAFKEVKERFDYRNVGAAWVIGVNGIVIKSHGSSDAKAYLGALNQIKIAIESQVLTKIIKALE; encoded by the coding sequence ATGGAACAAAAAATAATTGCTTTTGATTTAATGGGAACAGATGGTGGTGTTAAACCTGGAATTGATGCTACTTTAACATTTTTAAAACAAAATCCCGATTATAAAATCGTTTTAATTGGTGATGAAGTTGAAATTAAAAAAAACTTACCTGCTGATTTTAATAAAAAACAAATTGAAATAATTAATGAAAAAAATGTTGCTAAAATGAAAGATAATAATGCTAGAACATTATTGAAAGAAAATTCTTCTATGATGAGTGCTTTAAATTTAATAGCCGAAAATAAAGCAAGCAGCGTTTTATCTGCTGGTGATTCTGGTACATATTTGGCTCTAGCAACATTAAAATTAAAAAGAATTAATAATGTTTCAAGAGCGGCATTTATGCCTATGATACCTACATTAATTGAAAATAAATATTTTTTACTTTTAGATGCAGGAGCAAATTTAGAAGTTAAACCAGAGTATTTTGAGCAATGAGCATTAATTTCTTCAATTTTTTATAAGTTTTTATTTAAAAAAGAAAATCCTTCTGTGGGAATTATCAACATTGGAACTGAAGAATACAAAGGATTTGAATATCATAAACAAGCAAATGAACTATTAAAAAATAATTTAAATGTTAATTATAAAGGATTTATTGAAACAAGAGATTTATTGCAAGGAAATATCGATATAGCACTAGCTGATGGATATGCTGGAAATATAACTTTAAAAACAATGGAAGGAACTGTTTTAAATTTTTCTAAATTAATGAAAGAAAAATTAATGAAAAACTTTTTTAGAAAAATAGGAGCATTAATTTTAAAATCAGCTTTTAAAGAAGTGAAAGAACGTTTTGATTATCGAAATGTTGGAGCAGCTTGAGTTATTGGAGTAAATGGAATAGTTATAAAATCACATGGTTCTTCAGATGCTAAAGCTTATTTAGGAGCATTAAATCAAATTAAAATCGCAATTGAATCCCAAGTTCTTACTAAAATTATAAAGGCACTAGAATAA
- a CDS encoding DAK2 domain-containing protein: MKILNGELYAKMLISGANNLSNYKEKINALNVFPVPDGDTGSNMATTVTSGIKGVLELNDKNLANVSHKISRNMLLGARGNSGVILSQIFRGFADSFSNKNEINGFELVEGFRSATNKAYLSVLKPIEGTILTVIREVTEKLEKTITPSTTMEQIFEIAIDRARISCDNTRNLLPVLKEVGVNDSGGEGLFLIFQGMHRFLIGEPVELSNEQINISDFVSDTEVYDGEFGYCTEFILELSDPKKFSKEKLINQISSIANSLVVVQDEDWVKIHGHVLKPGNLLNAAQKYGEFIKIKSENMTIQANESKNLANSSKDAKKINSGIVSCNTGQGIINTMKENGTHFIIEGGQTNNPSTSDIIKAVEKVNSDTVFILPNNSNIILSAQQAVQTITNKKVIIIPTKTQIQGISAIMNFNEDSDWEDNKELMEDAIKSVGTGEVTVASRTTEMNGIKINQGDYLAIANNKIVATAHTYVDAAKKTVDYLIKDNSELVTIYYGTESTEVDASDVANYIESNYDTEVEIKNGEQKIYHFLIGVE, translated from the coding sequence ATGAAGATTTTAAATGGTGAACTATATGCAAAAATGCTTATTTCAGGAGCTAATAATTTATCTAACTATAAAGAGAAGATCAATGCATTAAATGTTTTTCCTGTGCCAGATGGAGATACAGGAAGTAATATGGCAACAACTGTTACTTCTGGAATTAAGGGAGTATTAGAGTTAAATGATAAAAATTTAGCAAATGTTTCCCACAAAATTTCAAGAAATATGTTACTTGGAGCAAGAGGAAATTCTGGAGTTATTTTATCGCAAATTTTTAGAGGATTTGCTGATTCTTTTTCCAATAAAAATGAAATTAACGGATTTGAATTAGTTGAAGGTTTTAGAAGCGCTACAAATAAAGCATATTTATCAGTTTTAAAACCGATTGAAGGTACTATTTTAACAGTTATTCGTGAAGTTACTGAAAAACTAGAAAAAACTATTACACCTTCAACAACAATGGAACAAATTTTTGAAATTGCAATCGATAGAGCTAGAATAAGTTGTGATAACACCAGAAATTTATTACCAGTTTTAAAAGAAGTGGGAGTAAACGATTCTGGTGGAGAAGGTTTATTTTTAATTTTTCAAGGAATGCATCGTTTTTTAATTGGTGAACCAGTTGAACTAAGCAATGAACAAATTAATATTTCTGATTTTGTAAGTGATACAGAGGTATATGATGGTGAATTCGGATATTGTACTGAATTTATTTTAGAATTAAGTGATCCTAAAAAATTTTCAAAAGAAAAATTAATTAATCAAATTTCTTCAATTGCTAATTCATTAGTTGTTGTACAAGATGAGGATTGAGTTAAAATTCATGGACATGTATTAAAACCGGGTAATTTATTAAATGCGGCTCAAAAATATGGTGAATTTATTAAGATCAAATCTGAAAATATGACAATTCAAGCAAATGAATCTAAAAATTTAGCAAATAGCTCAAAAGACGCAAAAAAAATTAATTCAGGAATTGTTTCATGTAATACAGGTCAAGGAATTATTAACACAATGAAAGAAAATGGGACTCACTTTATAATCGAAGGAGGACAAACAAACAACCCTTCAACAAGCGATATTATTAAAGCGGTTGAAAAAGTTAATTCCGATACTGTGTTTATTTTACCTAATAATTCTAATATTATTTTAAGCGCTCAGCAAGCAGTACAAACAATAACTAATAAAAAAGTTATTATTATTCCGACAAAAACCCAAATTCAAGGAATTAGTGCTATTATGAATTTTAATGAAGATTCAGATTGAGAAGATAATAAAGAATTAATGGAAGATGCAATTAAATCTGTAGGAACCGGAGAAGTAACAGTTGCAAGTAGAACTACAGAAATGAATGGTATAAAAATTAATCAAGGCGATTATTTAGCAATTGCTAATAATAAAATTGTAGCAACGGCACATACATATGTGGATGCAGCTAAAAAAACAGTAGATTATTTAATTAAAGATAATTCAGAATTAGTCACCATTTATTATGGAACCGAATCAACCGAAGTGGATGCTAGTGATGTTGCAAATTACATTGAATCAAATTACGATACAGAAGTTGAAATTAAAAACGGTGAGCAAAAAATTTATCACTTTTTAATAGGAGTTGAATAA
- a CDS encoding Asp23/Gls24 family envelope stress response protein: protein MIEELRNSLLEKISLIPGIYGFTSINSDESELLGKSEWDKSIIIIKGNNGLKINLAVIILFSINTKATIKEVSSLVEYFLTSNNLKLESLNIHVKGVKL, encoded by the coding sequence ATGATAGAAGAATTAAGAAATTCCCTTTTAGAAAAAATATCTCTTATTCCAGGTATTTATGGTTTTACTTCGATAAATTCAGATGAATCAGAATTATTAGGAAAAAGTGAATGAGATAAATCTATTATTATCATAAAAGGAAATAATGGTTTGAAAATTAATTTAGCTGTTATAATTCTATTTTCAATCAATACAAAAGCAACTATTAAGGAAGTTAGCTCTCTTGTCGAATATTTTTTAACAAGTAATAATTTAAAATTAGAAAGTTTAAACATTCATGTAAAGGGGGTTAAATTATAA
- the trpS gene encoding tryptophan--tRNA ligase, producing the protein MKERLVSGIQATGKLTLGNYIGAIKNSLELQEKYQMMIFIADLHTITLPISKEELAKNREEVFALYLASGIDPEKSIIFYQSDVQEHTTMNWYVLVNTTMGELSRMTQFKDKSNKVKLENGTYSIPTGLLIYPTLMAADILLYNPKVVTVGIDQTQHVELTRNIALRLNKKYKMNFNNVETHIPKIGAKIMGLVDPTKKMSKSNSNLNDSIFLLDDPNVAYKKILKAVTDSENKVYISESKPGILNLLTIYSCLTDTTLEETEILFKDKNYKEFKEAVALKVKEFLTDLQSKYQEARKKVNYWAKIGQNKAQKIAQNTIIEIKKGMGL; encoded by the coding sequence ATGAAAGAAAGATTAGTAAGCGGAATACAAGCAACAGGCAAATTAACTTTGGGTAATTATATTGGTGCAATAAAAAATTCATTAGAGTTACAAGAAAAATATCAAATGATGATTTTCATCGCTGATTTGCACACCATAACTTTACCTATTAGCAAAGAAGAATTGGCTAAAAATCGCGAAGAAGTTTTTGCCCTTTATTTAGCGAGTGGAATTGATCCAGAAAAAAGTATAATTTTTTACCAATCAGATGTGCAAGAACATACTACTATGAACTGATATGTTTTAGTTAATACAACGATGGGTGAACTTTCAAGAATGACACAATTTAAAGATAAATCTAATAAAGTAAAACTAGAAAATGGAACATATTCAATTCCTACAGGATTATTAATTTATCCAACTTTAATGGCTGCTGATATTTTGCTATATAATCCAAAAGTAGTAACCGTTGGTATTGACCAAACACAACATGTTGAATTAACAAGAAATATCGCACTAAGACTAAATAAAAAATATAAGATGAATTTTAATAATGTTGAAACACATATACCTAAAATTGGAGCAAAAATAATGGGATTAGTTGATCCGACTAAAAAAATGTCAAAATCAAATTCTAATTTAAACGATTCAATTTTTTTATTAGACGATCCTAATGTTGCTTATAAAAAAATATTAAAAGCAGTAACTGATTCGGAAAATAAAGTATATATTTCCGAAAGTAAACCAGGGATTTTAAATTTACTAACTATTTATAGTTGCCTAACTGACACCACATTGGAAGAGACTGAGATTTTATTTAAAGATAAAAATTATAAAGAATTTAAAGAAGCAGTAGCATTAAAGGTTAAAGAGTTTTTAACCGATTTACAATCAAAATATCAAGAAGCAAGAAAAAAAGTAAATTATTGAGCAAAAATCGGACAAAACAAAGCTCAAAAAATTGCACAAAACACTATTATCGAAATTAAAAAGGGAATGGGATTATAA
- the thrS gene encoding threonine--tRNA ligase, translated as MKFNKELNHTTSHLLAAAVIKLYPNVKLGFGPATQEGFYYDFKFEKPLSDEELIKIEKTMKNLASGGYKMVKTAGENYDFSDKPFKKELYDEIVEKNQEATFYSLVNPSNNQILFEDLCSGGHEESTSKIKHFKLLSIAGAYWRGNSDNEQLTRIYGTAWETKEELNEYLELLKERKERDHRKIGKELNIFTFSHLSGQGFPIWLEDGMKIRNAIRERILYFDKKYGFKEVLTPHFGAQELYEISGHLEHYKDDMFKPLEVENEKLIARPMTCPHHIILFDREKRSYRELPIRYSEQSRLYRYEKSGALTGLERVRAMDLTEGHVFARKNQIVSEFKHLYKMILETLSLFDIKLDYVSFSKRDPENKEKFFNDDQMWNQAERDLETVLKELNIDYEEKIGEAAFYGPKIDFQVKTVLNHEITMSTLQLDFLLPQKFNISFINENNEKETPVLIHRGLIGTYERFISILLEQTKGNLPFWASPRQFTIIPIENAKHLEYAKKIKNKLDFLNFNVDLDDRDERINRKIRESQIMKTKYQIIIGDEEVKNQNITYRRYGENNSYTVEFNEFLLEMIHKLHYKK; from the coding sequence ATGAAATTTAACAAAGAATTAAATCATACAACAAGTCATTTATTAGCAGCAGCGGTTATAAAATTATATCCAAATGTTAAATTAGGATTTGGTCCTGCTACTCAAGAAGGTTTTTATTATGATTTTAAATTTGAAAAACCATTAAGCGATGAAGAATTAATTAAAATCGAAAAAACAATGAAAAACCTCGCTAGCGGAGGGTATAAAATGGTTAAAACAGCTGGTGAAAATTATGATTTTTCTGATAAACCATTTAAAAAAGAATTGTACGATGAAATTGTTGAAAAAAATCAAGAAGCAACTTTTTATTCGCTAGTAAATCCTTCAAATAATCAAATTTTATTTGAAGATCTTTGTTCTGGAGGACATGAAGAATCAACTTCAAAAATCAAACATTTTAAATTACTTTCAATTGCCGGAGCATATTGAAGAGGAAATAGCGATAATGAGCAATTAACTAGAATTTATGGAACAGCATGAGAAACTAAAGAAGAGTTAAATGAATATCTAGAATTATTGAAAGAAAGAAAAGAAAGAGATCATCGAAAAATCGGTAAAGAATTAAATATTTTTACATTTTCGCATTTATCAGGACAAGGATTTCCTATCTGATTAGAAGATGGAATGAAAATTAGAAATGCAATTAGAGAAAGAATTTTATATTTTGATAAAAAATATGGATTTAAAGAAGTTTTAACACCGCATTTTGGAGCACAAGAATTATATGAAATTTCTGGTCATTTAGAACATTATAAAGATGATATGTTTAAACCGCTAGAAGTTGAAAATGAAAAACTGATTGCTAGACCGATGACGTGCCCTCATCATATTATTTTATTTGACAGAGAAAAAAGAAGTTATCGTGAATTGCCAATTAGATATTCCGAACAATCAAGATTGTATCGTTATGAAAAATCTGGTGCTTTAACTGGTTTAGAAAGAGTTAGAGCGATGGACTTAACAGAAGGGCATGTTTTTGCTAGAAAAAATCAAATTGTTTCTGAATTTAAACATTTATATAAAATGATTTTAGAAACTTTATCACTTTTTGATATTAAACTAGATTACGTTTCATTTTCTAAAAGAGATCCTGAAAATAAGGAAAAATTTTTTAATGATGATCAAATGTGAAATCAAGCAGAACGGGATTTGGAAACCGTTTTAAAAGAACTTAATATTGACTATGAAGAAAAAATTGGTGAAGCAGCATTTTATGGACCAAAAATTGATTTTCAAGTAAAAACCGTTTTAAATCACGAAATAACAATGTCAACTTTACAGTTAGATTTTTTACTTCCACAAAAATTTAACATTAGTTTTATTAATGAAAATAATGAAAAAGAAACTCCCGTTTTAATTCATAGAGGATTAATTGGAACATATGAAAGATTTATTTCTATACTTTTAGAACAAACAAAAGGTAATTTACCATTTTGAGCTAGTCCAAGACAATTTACAATTATTCCAATTGAAAATGCTAAGCATTTAGAATATGCTAAAAAAATTAAAAACAAATTAGATTTTTTAAATTTTAATGTCGATCTAGATGATAGAGATGAAAGAATTAACCGTAAAATTCGCGAATCACAAATTATGAAAACTAAATATCAAATAATCATCGGTGATGAAGAGGTTAAAAATCAAAATATTACTTACAGAAGATATGGAGAAAATAATTCTTACACTGTTGAATTTAACGAGTTTTTATTAGAAATGATTCATAAATTACACTATAAAAAATAA
- a CDS encoding MAG3450 family membrane protein: MKNTKIPNFIFTIFIVLFPAIAIFISFSPEIYKKEIIEYKYLILISIGYLILIFLILFILIYLKVLPITFFNYNLPFMICLFIIIISYPLDGKWIILRIFLIILGTFIAVPTMLITNIIQNRKISNLPFKKNNSKNI, from the coding sequence ATGAAAAATACTAAAATACCAAATTTTATTTTCACTATTTTTATAGTATTATTTCCAGCAATAGCAATTTTTATTTCTTTTTCTCCTGAAATTTATAAAAAAGAAATTATTGAATATAAATATTTAATTTTAATATCAATAGGTTATTTAATTTTAATTTTTTTAATTTTATTTATATTAATTTATTTAAAAGTTTTACCCATAACTTTTTTTAATTATAATTTGCCATTTATGATTTGTTTATTTATCATAATTATTTCTTATCCGCTAGATGGTAAATGAATTATTTTAAGAATATTTTTAATTATTTTAGGAACATTTATCGCCGTTCCAACAATGCTTATAACTAATATTATTCAAAATAGAAAAATTAGCAATTTACCATTTAAAAAAAATAATTCCAAAAATATATAA